A stretch of Acidobacteriota bacterium DNA encodes these proteins:
- a CDS encoding radical SAM protein — protein MSPSGGSATGPRSREAFSFTRHPRRLGGRRYVYAVLSRRARGVSVGINLNPDKVCNFDCLYCQVDRTVPPPERQVDEQVLLAELDEILRLAAAGRLDALASLEGVAPSHRRLADVAFSGDGEPTSYPRWAELVTSVGDVIERSLPGTPMTLITNASLFHRPRVRAGLDALAARGGRVWAKLDAGTEDFYRHVAVTKIPFSRILDNIEEEARRRPLVIQSLFFEEAGRAPAVGEIEAYAARLSGLVAAGGGLQAVQLTTVARRPPRPEIRALDAVALEAIARVVRAALPAVDVEIYPASAEGTPG, from the coding sequence ATGAGCCCCTCCGGAGGGTCTGCGACCGGGCCCCGCAGCCGAGAGGCCTTCAGCTTCACGCGCCACCCGAGACGTCTCGGAGGGCGGCGCTACGTCTACGCCGTCCTGTCCCGGCGCGCCCGGGGCGTTTCGGTGGGCATCAATCTCAATCCGGACAAGGTGTGCAACTTTGACTGCCTCTACTGCCAGGTCGATCGCACGGTGCCGCCGCCGGAGCGGCAGGTCGACGAGCAGGTGCTGCTGGCGGAACTGGATGAAATCCTCCGCCTCGCCGCCGCCGGTCGGCTCGACGCCCTGGCGTCCCTCGAGGGGGTCGCCCCCTCCCATCGGCGGCTGGCGGATGTGGCTTTTTCCGGGGACGGAGAACCGACGAGCTATCCGCGCTGGGCGGAACTGGTCACGAGTGTCGGGGACGTCATCGAGCGCTCTCTGCCCGGGACTCCCATGACGCTGATCACCAATGCGAGCCTGTTCCACCGGCCGCGGGTGCGCGCGGGGCTCGACGCCCTCGCCGCCCGCGGCGGGAGGGTGTGGGCCAAACTGGATGCGGGTACGGAGGACTTCTACCGCCACGTGGCGGTGACGAAGATTCCCTTTTCCCGCATTCTCGACAACATCGAGGAGGAGGCCCGTCGCCGTCCCCTCGTCATTCAATCCCTTTTCTTCGAAGAGGCGGGGCGTGCTCCCGCGGTGGGCGAGATCGAAGCCTATGCCGCGAGGCTCTCCGGGCTGGTCGCCGCGGGCGGTGGGTTGCAGGCCGTGCAACTGACCACCGTGGCCCGCCGGCCGCCCCGTCCGGAGATCCGGGCCCTCGATGCCGTCGCGCTCGAGGCGATTGCGCGTGTCGTGCGCGCCGCGCTTCCCGCGGTGGACGTGGAAATCTATCCCGCGAGCGCCGAGGGGACACCAGGATGA
- a CDS encoding XdhC/CoxI family protein — MKELADILAAYDDVGRSGPAMVLATLVRTFGPCYRRPGARMLLIEGGHQVGLLSGRNVEKAVHARARSVAEAGRPELCVFTSAEQAQGIDATPAENHVLLEPLTGEPDELPLRLLRACLEQRRTYAVATVFASSGPDCPAAGARWFLDEQGQLFSPPAPDAIDRAIRRDLESASAAGGARALEYDSDQGRVEVLLERLTPPPVLTIFGGGLDVCPLVRMSKELGWHTWIVDPDPACANKGRFELADRVIVARLEQFEENLQIDDHTIAILATHNFTYDLRLLACLLGRNCRYVGIVGPRERSERLLTALRRKSPAQARKAAGRVFAPAGLQIGAETPQENALAILSQIRARLSGR; from the coding sequence TCGGCCCCTGCTACCGCCGCCCAGGAGCGCGCATGCTCCTGATCGAGGGCGGGCACCAGGTCGGCCTGCTCAGCGGCCGCAACGTGGAGAAGGCCGTCCACGCGCGGGCCCGGAGCGTCGCGGAGGCCGGAAGGCCCGAGCTCTGCGTGTTCACCTCGGCGGAGCAGGCCCAGGGTATCGACGCGACGCCGGCGGAGAACCATGTCCTGCTCGAACCGCTCACCGGCGAGCCCGACGAACTGCCGTTGCGGCTGCTGCGCGCATGCCTCGAGCAGCGCCGTACCTACGCGGTCGCCACCGTCTTCGCCAGCAGCGGTCCCGACTGCCCGGCCGCCGGAGCGCGCTGGTTCCTCGACGAGCAAGGTCAGCTTTTCTCGCCCCCCGCCCCGGACGCCATCGACCGCGCCATTCGACGGGACCTGGAGTCCGCCAGCGCGGCCGGAGGGGCGCGGGCCCTGGAGTACGACTCGGATCAGGGCCGGGTGGAAGTCCTGCTCGAACGACTGACGCCACCGCCCGTGCTGACGATCTTCGGCGGCGGTCTCGACGTCTGCCCGCTGGTGAGAATGAGCAAAGAGCTGGGCTGGCATACCTGGATCGTCGACCCCGACCCGGCCTGTGCCAACAAGGGCCGCTTCGAACTCGCCGACCGGGTCATCGTCGCGCGTCTCGAGCAGTTCGAGGAGAACCTGCAGATCGACGACCACACCATCGCCATCCTCGCCACCCACAACTTCACCTACGACCTGCGCCTGCTCGCCTGCCTGCTCGGGCGGAATTGCCGCTATGTCGGCATAGTCGGGCCGCGGGAGCGTTCCGAACGCCTGCTCACGGCCCTGCGCCGGAAATCCCCCGCCCAGGCCCGAAAGGCCGCGGGGCGGGTCTTCGCCCCGGCAGGCCTCCAGATCGGCGCCGAAACACCGCAGGAAAACGCCCTGGCCATTCTCTCGCAGATACGCGCCCGACTCTCCGGCCGCTGA
- a CDS encoding cold-shock protein: MARGKVKWFNEEKGFGFISQDDGPDVFVHYSSITGEGFRTLAEGEAVEFEVVETDKGLQAQNVSRAEG; encoded by the coding sequence ATGGCAAGAGGAAAAGTGAAGTGGTTCAACGAGGAGAAGGGCTTCGGCTTCATCTCCCAGGACGACGGACCCGATGTCTTCGTGCACTACAGCAGCATCACCGGCGAGGGTTTCCGGACCCTTGCGGAAGGCGAGGCCGTCGAGTTCGAAGTCGTCGAAACGGACAAGGGCCTGCAGGCCCAGAACGTCTCCCGCGCGGAAGGCTAG
- a CDS encoding Rne/Rng family ribonuclease, whose translation MSEKKKRSLMLINVTHAEESRVAIVTEGVLETFEIETFDHRSTKGNIYKGKIETVHTGLQACFVDIGDDRAGFLPLDEVNFKIHPPRGDQARGRIEHHLQRNQELLVQVVRDAYGSKPPTLSTYFSLPGRYLVLTPHDSSAGISRKLDDKQREKLRKTLESLPTPEGFGLIVRTAGAAATKAELQRDLKYLTRLWEKIEAAAQLRAPKLIYQERSLVIRAIRDLYTPEIDEILVDDEETWREIQQFFEIVLPHKKKTVHFYQGERPLFNKHNLEEQIEYIFRRSVPLKSGGALVFDTTEALTSVDVNSGRMRHEGHIEDTALKANLEAAAEIGRQLRLRDLGGLVVIDFIDMRQSKNVRQVEKAMKEALKKDKARYDITRISRLGLMEISRQRLNPNKTSLRYTDCPTCEGTGSIKTVEAAALGVLRRLQTRVVKGDLERIELVVPQEVAEYLLNAKRRELARWEERFETRIVVHARAGMKRDDMEVLTEERSRSSEHRPVVAAPVHSEIMAAIEEEQDGAEAAASEGGGDAQDGVETPKKKRRRRRRRKKKTGAAADAAEGSAGDEGASAQKPDEAVAAEEAEAVDAGDADTADAETPKKKRRRRRRRKKNDGNGAEPGGAVDEPPSPAAGGQEAPLAALPALGADTEEGPHPRPLWWVRAVGEAEPAAAE comes from the coding sequence GTGAGCGAAAAAAAGAAAAGAAGCCTGATGTTGATCAACGTCACCCACGCGGAAGAGAGCCGGGTGGCGATCGTGACGGAGGGAGTGCTCGAAACCTTTGAAATCGAGACCTTCGATCACCGGTCGACGAAGGGCAACATCTACAAGGGCAAGATCGAGACCGTGCATACGGGCTTGCAGGCCTGTTTCGTCGATATCGGCGACGACCGGGCGGGTTTTCTTCCCCTTGACGAAGTGAACTTCAAGATTCACCCGCCCCGGGGCGACCAGGCCCGCGGTCGCATCGAGCATCACCTGCAGCGCAACCAGGAATTGCTCGTGCAGGTCGTGCGTGATGCCTACGGCAGCAAGCCCCCGACGCTCTCGACCTACTTTTCCCTGCCTGGCCGCTACCTGGTGCTCACGCCGCACGATTCGAGTGCCGGTATTTCACGCAAGCTGGACGACAAGCAGCGGGAGAAGCTGCGCAAGACCCTCGAGAGTCTGCCGACGCCGGAGGGCTTCGGGCTGATCGTGCGCACCGCCGGGGCCGCCGCGACCAAGGCCGAATTGCAGCGGGATCTCAAGTACCTGACCCGCTTGTGGGAGAAGATCGAGGCGGCGGCCCAGCTCCGCGCGCCGAAGCTGATCTACCAGGAACGAAGCCTGGTGATTCGAGCGATCCGCGATCTCTACACGCCGGAGATCGACGAGATTCTGGTGGACGACGAGGAAACCTGGCGCGAGATCCAGCAGTTCTTCGAGATCGTCCTGCCGCACAAGAAGAAGACCGTTCATTTCTACCAGGGCGAGCGGCCGCTGTTCAACAAGCACAATCTCGAAGAACAGATCGAGTACATCTTCCGCCGCAGCGTGCCGCTCAAGTCGGGAGGCGCGCTGGTCTTCGACACGACGGAGGCGCTGACGTCGGTGGACGTCAACTCGGGCAGGATGCGCCACGAGGGGCATATCGAGGACACGGCTCTGAAGGCCAACCTGGAGGCGGCGGCCGAGATCGGCCGGCAACTCCGCCTGCGCGACCTGGGTGGGCTGGTGGTGATCGATTTCATCGACATGCGGCAGTCGAAGAACGTGCGCCAGGTGGAAAAGGCGATGAAGGAGGCGCTGAAGAAGGACAAGGCGCGCTACGACATCACGCGCATCTCACGCCTGGGCCTGATGGAGATTTCGCGGCAGCGCTTGAACCCCAACAAGACCTCCTTGCGATACACGGACTGCCCGACCTGCGAGGGGACCGGGTCGATCAAGACGGTCGAGGCCGCGGCGCTGGGTGTTCTTCGGCGGCTTCAGACAAGGGTGGTCAAGGGCGACCTCGAGCGCATCGAACTGGTGGTTCCCCAGGAGGTCGCCGAGTACCTGCTCAATGCCAAGCGGCGCGAGCTGGCCCGCTGGGAGGAGCGTTTCGAGACTCGCATCGTGGTGCACGCGCGTGCGGGTATGAAGCGCGACGACATGGAAGTGCTGACGGAAGAGCGGAGCCGGTCTTCCGAGCATCGGCCCGTGGTCGCAGCCCCGGTACACAGCGAGATCATGGCCGCCATCGAAGAGGAGCAGGATGGAGCCGAGGCCGCCGCCTCCGAGGGGGGGGGAGATGCTCAGGACGGCGTCGAGACGCCGAAGAAGAAACGCCGCCGTCGCCGCCGCCGGAAAAAGAAGACCGGTGCCGCGGCCGATGCTGCCGAGGGCTCGGCCGGCGACGAAGGGGCCTCCGCCCAGAAGCCCGACGAGGCGGTGGCGGCCGAAGAGGCCGAAGCGGTGGACGCCGGCGACGCGGATACGGCCGACGCCGAGACGCCGAAGAAGAAACGTCGCCGCCGCCGCCGCCGCAAGAAGAACGACGGCAACGGTGCGGAGCCTGGGGGGGCGGTCGACGAGCCGCCGTCGCCGGCCGCAGGCGGCCAGGAAGCCCCCCTCGCCGCCCTGCCGGCCCTCGGGGCCGACACCGAAGAGGGGCCCCATCCGCGTCCCTTGTGGTGGGTGCGGGCCGTCGGCGAGGCGGAACCGGCGGCCGCCGAGTAA
- a CDS encoding HD-GYP domain-containing protein: MPADVVSPPKAFFSISLEMIEPGELLPCDLWLRPPGGAPVLYRSARLPFLEEHRERLELSGVDVLHISFEDAEAWSDFVAERLKRRILDPHRPIEERVDELINSSRTLMREVFDDPRAPGVRRTIEHLGDTVNRLIAEPGAFHSAVRLMEHDYYTYTHCFHVSVYAVGLGRAAGIDDQDYLTSLGQGGLIHDVGKTNLPAGLINKPGRLSESEFRLMKTHPEQGIKILDQMNWRDPIVRDVTLSHHERLDGSGYPRGLAGDSISVAARISAICDAFDAMTTDRSYSRGMSSLDALKILRGDHRNRYDQRLLETFIRMLLDPEKSS; this comes from the coding sequence GTGCCTGCCGATGTCGTCAGCCCGCCGAAAGCCTTTTTCTCGATCTCCCTCGAGATGATCGAGCCGGGCGAGCTGCTGCCCTGCGACCTGTGGCTCCGGCCGCCCGGCGGCGCACCGGTGCTCTACCGCTCCGCCCGGCTGCCGTTTCTCGAGGAACATCGCGAGCGACTGGAGCTGTCGGGTGTCGACGTGCTGCACATCTCGTTCGAGGACGCCGAAGCCTGGTCCGACTTCGTGGCGGAGCGGCTCAAGCGCCGCATCCTCGACCCCCACCGCCCCATCGAGGAGCGGGTCGACGAACTGATCAACAGCTCCCGCACGTTGATGCGCGAGGTCTTCGACGACCCCCGCGCACCCGGTGTGCGGCGCACCATCGAGCACCTGGGCGACACCGTCAATCGCCTGATCGCCGAACCCGGCGCCTTCCACAGCGCCGTCCGCCTGATGGAACACGACTACTACACCTACACCCACTGTTTCCATGTCTCGGTCTACGCGGTGGGCCTGGGACGAGCAGCGGGCATCGACGACCAGGACTACCTGACGAGCCTCGGCCAGGGGGGGCTGATTCACGACGTGGGCAAGACGAATCTTCCCGCCGGGCTGATCAACAAGCCGGGACGCCTGAGCGAAAGCGAGTTCCGGCTGATGAAGACCCACCCCGAGCAGGGCATTAAGATTCTCGACCAGATGAACTGGCGCGACCCGATCGTGCGGGACGTGACGCTCAGCCATCATGAACGCCTCGACGGCTCGGGCTATCCCCGGGGCCTGGCGGGAGATTCCATCTCCGTCGCCGCGCGCATCTCGGCGATCTGCGACGCCTTCGACGCGATGACCACGGACCGCTCCTACAGCCGCGGCATGAGTTCCCTCGATGCCCTGAAGATCCTCCGTGGCGACCACCGCAACCGCTACGATCAGCGCCTGCTCGAGACCTTCATCCGCATGCTGCTCGACCCGGAGAAATCATCATGA
- a CDS encoding TIGR00266 family protein, translated as MTQWYLSFDGKQIGPLDEAAAQAQAQARPDGHCWREGFTEWLPVSQVPELGGQASPPAPPAHPPRSKVADEIDYKLFGEDMQFVEIELDPGESAVAEAGAMMYKDATVKMETVFGDASQAQRGFMDKLVGAGKRLLTGESLFMTVFTHEGSGKAHCAFAAPYPGTIIPVSLLDHGGRLICQKDSFLCAAKGVSIGLHFQRKILTGLFGGEGFIMQKLEGDGLAFLHAGGTVVERQLAPGETLHVDTGCIVGMQESIGFDIQQVGGIKSMLFGGEGMFFATLQGPGKVWLQSLPFSRLAGRMLAAAPRAGGKRRGEGSVLGGLGDLLDGDGSF; from the coding sequence ATGACCCAGTGGTACCTGAGTTTCGACGGCAAACAAATCGGCCCCCTCGACGAGGCCGCGGCGCAGGCGCAGGCCCAGGCGCGTCCCGACGGCCACTGCTGGCGGGAGGGCTTCACCGAGTGGTTGCCCGTCTCCCAGGTCCCCGAACTCGGCGGCCAGGCCTCGCCCCCGGCGCCGCCGGCCCACCCGCCCCGGTCGAAGGTCGCGGACGAAATCGACTACAAGCTGTTCGGCGAAGACATGCAATTCGTCGAGATCGAACTCGACCCCGGCGAGAGCGCCGTCGCCGAAGCCGGCGCGATGATGTACAAGGACGCCACGGTGAAAATGGAAACCGTCTTCGGCGACGCCTCCCAGGCCCAGCGAGGCTTCATGGACAAGCTGGTCGGCGCGGGCAAGAGGCTGCTCACCGGCGAGAGCCTGTTCATGACGGTCTTCACCCACGAGGGGTCGGGCAAGGCCCACTGCGCGTTCGCCGCTCCCTACCCGGGAACGATCATCCCCGTGTCGCTGCTCGACCACGGCGGCAGGCTGATTTGCCAGAAAGACAGCTTTCTCTGCGCCGCCAAGGGCGTGTCCATCGGCCTCCACTTCCAGCGCAAGATCCTCACCGGCCTGTTCGGCGGCGAGGGCTTCATCATGCAGAAGCTGGAGGGAGACGGCCTGGCCTTCCTCCATGCGGGAGGAACAGTGGTCGAGCGCCAACTCGCCCCCGGAGAAACACTGCACGTGGACACGGGCTGCATCGTCGGCATGCAGGAGTCCATCGGCTTCGACATCCAGCAGGTCGGTGGGATCAAGTCGATGCTCTTTGGAGGCGAGGGCATGTTCTTCGCCACGCTCCAGGGACCGGGCAAGGTGTGGCTGCAATCGCTGCCCTTCTCCCGCCTGGCGGGCCGCATGCTGGCGGCCGCGCCCCGGGCCGGCGGCAAGCGCCGGGGCGAGGGATCGGTGCTCGGCGGCCTGGGCGACCTGCTCGACGGCGACGGGAGTTTCTGA
- a CDS encoding S9 family peptidase: protein MNESRQVRRVTARDLISLKVPGEPSLSPCGRRVAFIVGEVDWEKGEERWQIHLADLSGGGGIPVETRQLTRGLSDAGQPRWSPDGRHLAFVTFRPQPHEDEEDDAREDGGEKRQVFLLPAEGGEARRLTQAPEGVEICTWNHDGTAVVTLQQAPRPPAESSWRRQRREVHDDAVVAHAAIPTWEIWSHPLEGGESRRLLGGRRGVGEFDLSPDGRLLAYSTDHTGRPEDQDRAEVLLLDLERGDTVRVSGGRGGCESGPRFTSDGRFLLFWGWADPKVSYSRQELFAWDLARRDQPPRPLLGDLDRDLEEMLPLPDGRVAVLLAWGMVSRLALIDPADGGFELVGPEGAVLSGLSAARACRKLALVMETASAPPEVALLDLADGRCRVVTALGAPAEKWQRARRERITWQCEGFDHEGLLLLPPEPTPAPPPVLTWLHGGPHWRVVDTYRVYDAEALAAAGWAVFLPQYRGSSGGGQDYALALRGDLGGGDVRDIEAGLAELRRRGLVDLERAAVAGASYGGYLVNWMLATTDHFRAGISIAGIFDLAQDYATSAYSSWEEHYLGGAPWQQAALYQQRSPLYRADGITAPILILHGWEDDNTYFTNAKALHRALVALGRTTELVLYPREGHGLAEPRHRLDALLRIEEWLARHVLGVAGPHVPGREVAGDPVTLLPLGHRLREEYAGVRPPEGKIFLEISLQIAAREPGPEFLRLVPSGGGSDIVLVDEKGALLRPIGVPLEVQGASVLFWGRGALEAWAGEQHQPPVLPVSVVFEIPEENHRWQLKVSDLPAIPLEIHGAPDEDGG from the coding sequence ATGAACGAAAGCAGGCAAGTCCGCCGCGTGACGGCGCGGGACCTGATCAGTCTCAAGGTTCCGGGTGAGCCGAGCCTGTCTCCCTGTGGGCGGCGGGTGGCCTTCATCGTGGGGGAGGTGGACTGGGAGAAGGGGGAGGAGCGCTGGCAGATACATCTCGCCGATTTGAGCGGGGGCGGCGGGATCCCGGTGGAGACCCGGCAACTGACCCGGGGATTGAGCGATGCGGGACAGCCGCGGTGGTCTCCGGACGGCCGGCACCTGGCTTTCGTCACTTTCCGGCCTCAACCCCACGAGGATGAAGAAGACGACGCGCGCGAGGATGGAGGGGAAAAACGGCAGGTCTTTCTCTTGCCGGCCGAGGGCGGCGAGGCGCGGCGGCTGACCCAGGCTCCCGAAGGCGTGGAGATCTGCACCTGGAACCACGACGGCACGGCGGTGGTGACCCTGCAGCAGGCGCCCCGCCCCCCGGCGGAGAGCAGTTGGCGGCGGCAGCGGCGGGAGGTCCACGACGACGCGGTGGTGGCCCACGCCGCGATTCCCACCTGGGAGATCTGGAGTCATCCCCTCGAGGGCGGCGAGTCGCGCCGTCTGCTCGGCGGGCGGCGGGGGGTGGGGGAGTTCGATCTCTCTCCGGACGGCAGGCTGCTGGCCTACTCCACCGATCACACGGGGCGACCCGAGGACCAGGACCGGGCGGAAGTGCTGCTGCTGGACCTCGAGCGGGGTGATACCGTGCGTGTCAGTGGAGGACGGGGGGGGTGCGAATCGGGTCCCCGTTTCACCTCCGACGGCCGCTTCCTGCTCTTCTGGGGTTGGGCCGATCCCAAGGTCTCCTACAGCCGCCAGGAACTCTTCGCCTGGGACCTGGCGCGACGGGACCAGCCGCCGCGCCCCCTGCTGGGGGACCTCGATCGAGATCTCGAAGAGATGCTGCCGTTGCCCGACGGGAGGGTGGCGGTGCTCCTGGCCTGGGGCATGGTCAGCCGGCTGGCGCTCATCGATCCGGCCGACGGAGGGTTCGAACTGGTCGGCCCCGAGGGCGCGGTCCTCTCCGGGCTGAGCGCGGCCCGCGCCTGCCGCAAGCTGGCGCTGGTCATGGAAACGGCCTCCGCGCCTCCCGAGGTGGCTCTGCTGGACCTGGCCGACGGGCGGTGTCGCGTCGTCACGGCCCTCGGCGCCCCCGCCGAAAAGTGGCAACGCGCGCGCCGGGAGCGCATCACGTGGCAGTGCGAAGGTTTCGATCACGAGGGCCTGCTGCTGCTGCCCCCCGAGCCGACCCCGGCTCCTCCTCCCGTGCTGACGTGGCTCCACGGCGGCCCCCATTGGCGGGTCGTCGATACCTACCGGGTCTACGATGCGGAAGCCCTGGCCGCCGCGGGCTGGGCGGTCTTCCTGCCCCAGTACCGGGGGTCGTCGGGAGGGGGGCAGGATTACGCCCTGGCCCTGCGTGGAGACCTGGGCGGCGGTGACGTGCGGGACATCGAAGCGGGCCTGGCGGAGTTGCGGCGCCGGGGGCTGGTCGACCTGGAACGGGCTGCCGTGGCGGGAGCCAGCTATGGCGGTTACCTGGTCAACTGGATGCTGGCCACCACCGATCACTTCCGGGCCGGGATCTCCATCGCCGGCATTTTCGACCTGGCCCAGGACTACGCCACATCCGCCTACTCGAGCTGGGAGGAACACTACCTGGGCGGGGCTCCCTGGCAGCAGGCCGCACTCTACCAGCAGCGCTCACCCCTCTACCGGGCCGACGGCATCACGGCCCCGATACTGATCCTCCACGGGTGGGAGGACGACAATACCTACTTCACCAACGCCAAGGCCCTGCATCGCGCCCTGGTGGCGCTGGGGCGCACCACCGAGCTGGTGCTCTATCCCCGGGAAGGCCATGGCCTGGCCGAGCCCCGTCACCGTCTCGACGCCCTGCTGAGGATCGAAGAGTGGCTGGCGCGGCACGTGCTGGGCGTGGCGGGGCCCCATGTTCCCGGCCGGGAGGTGGCGGGAGATCCGGTCACCTTGCTTCCCCTGGGCCACCGTCTGCGGGAGGAGTACGCGGGCGTCCGCCCTCCGGAAGGCAAGATCTTCCTCGAGATTTCCCTGCAGATCGCGGCCCGGGAGCCAGGTCCGGAGTTCCTGCGCCTGGTGCCTTCCGGGGGCGGTTCCGACATCGTTCTGGTGGATGAGAAAGGAGCCCTGCTGCGGCCCATCGGTGTTCCGCTCGAGGTCCAGGGTGCGAGCGTGCTCTTCTGGGGCCGGGGTGCTCTCGAGGCCTGGGCCGGCGAACAGCACCAGCCCCCGGTGCTGCCCGTCAGCGTGGTGTTCGAGATTCCCGAGGAGAATCATCGCTGGCAGCTCAAGGTCAGCGACCTGCCGGCGATTCCCCTTGAAATTCATGGAGCGCCGGACGAAGACGGCGGGTGA
- a CDS encoding cyclic nucleotide-binding domain-containing protein, with the protein MSILGFLFGTARNQAPGTPRAGELEETLAEYRRRARREPRQAADWQRRIAETLIQAERRDEAVEAYLKAAEIYEKDDLNLKAMAIYKAVLRLDPENEVVRGKLGELARAEEPAAADPPGDPGAMTLRTRLQRYAPLFSEMDRETLCAVVEVMACHRLEAGEVIFRQGDAGDSLFIITSGEVALTVEGADKEPIELQRLSDGACFGEVSALSRLPRNVSAIATTPTEVLELSRDYLEAVSIAHPQVWTILERFQQRRLVPVGC; encoded by the coding sequence ATGAGCATCCTCGGCTTCCTCTTCGGCACCGCCCGGAACCAGGCCCCCGGCACCCCACGAGCCGGGGAGTTGGAGGAGACCCTCGCCGAGTACCGGCGTCGAGCGCGGCGCGAGCCCCGGCAGGCCGCCGACTGGCAGCGACGCATCGCCGAAACGCTGATCCAGGCCGAGCGCCGGGACGAGGCCGTCGAGGCCTACCTGAAAGCGGCGGAGATCTACGAAAAGGACGACCTGAATCTCAAGGCGATGGCGATCTACAAGGCGGTGCTCCGGCTGGATCCGGAAAACGAGGTGGTGCGCGGCAAGCTGGGCGAGCTGGCCCGCGCCGAAGAGCCGGCAGCCGCAGACCCGCCGGGCGACCCCGGTGCCATGACGCTGCGCACGCGCCTGCAGCGCTACGCGCCGCTCTTCTCGGAAATGGACCGGGAAACCCTCTGCGCGGTCGTCGAAGTAATGGCATGCCACCGGCTGGAAGCGGGCGAGGTGATCTTCCGCCAGGGGGATGCCGGCGACTCCCTGTTCATCATCACCTCCGGTGAAGTGGCCCTGACCGTGGAAGGCGCGGACAAGGAACCGATCGAACTCCAGCGCCTGAGCGATGGCGCCTGTTTCGGCGAGGTCTCGGCCCTCTCGCGCCTGCCACGCAACGTCAGCGCCATCGCCACCACACCCACCGAAGTGCTGGAGTTGAGCCGGGACTACCTGGAAGCCGTCTCGATCGCCCACCCCCAGGTCTGGACCATTCTCGAGCGTTTTCAGCAGCGCCGACTGGTGCCGGTGGGCTGCTAG